Proteins encoded in a region of the Pseudomonas syringae KCTC 12500 genome:
- a CDS encoding MFS family transporter, whose amino-acid sequence MTTTSKAPHYTGEERSKRIFAIVGASSGNLVEWFDFYIYAFCAIYFAPAFFPSDDPTVQLLNTAGVFAAGFLMRPIGGWLFGRVADKHGRKNSMLISVTMMCAGSLIIACLPTYASIGAWAPALLLMARLLQGLSVGGEYGTTATYMSEVALRGQRGFYASFQYVTLIGGQLLAVLTVVILQQFLTTEELRDYGWRIPFVIGAGAAVIALLLRRTLNETTTAESRQDKDAGSIAALFKHHAAAFITVLGYTAGGSLIFYTFTTYMQKYLVNTGGMEAKTASYIMTGALFLYMCMQPFFGMLADRIGRRNSMLLFGALGTLFTVPILMTLKTTTNPFIAFVLITLALAIVSFYTSISGLVKAEMFPPQVRALGVGLAYAVANAMFGGSAEWVALKLKSAGMENSFYWYVTAMMAVAFLFSLRLPKEPKYLHQDH is encoded by the coding sequence ATGACTACAACATCAAAAGCACCGCATTACACCGGCGAGGAGCGAAGCAAAAGAATTTTCGCCATTGTCGGCGCCTCATCCGGCAACCTGGTCGAATGGTTCGACTTTTATATCTACGCCTTCTGCGCGATTTATTTCGCACCGGCTTTCTTCCCTTCCGATGATCCGACCGTTCAGTTGCTCAACACCGCAGGTGTATTTGCCGCTGGCTTTCTGATGCGTCCGATTGGCGGCTGGCTGTTTGGTCGTGTCGCAGACAAACATGGCCGCAAGAACTCCATGCTGATTTCGGTCACCATGATGTGTGCCGGATCATTGATCATCGCCTGCCTGCCGACCTATGCCTCGATTGGCGCCTGGGCGCCGGCCTTGCTGTTGATGGCGCGCCTGCTGCAAGGCCTGTCGGTGGGTGGCGAGTACGGCACCACGGCCACTTATATGAGTGAAGTGGCGCTGCGCGGCCAGCGCGGCTTTTATGCTTCGTTTCAGTACGTCACCCTGATCGGCGGGCAATTGCTGGCGGTGTTGACGGTGGTCATCCTCCAGCAATTCCTGACCACCGAAGAACTGCGTGACTACGGCTGGCGTATCCCCTTCGTGATCGGTGCTGGCGCTGCGGTCATCGCCTTGCTGTTGCGTCGCACCCTCAATGAAACCACCACGGCCGAAAGCCGGCAGGACAAGGACGCGGGCAGTATTGCGGCACTGTTCAAGCATCATGCTGCTGCCTTCATCACAGTGCTGGGCTACACCGCCGGTGGCTCGCTGATTTTCTATACCTTCACGACCTACATGCAGAAATACCTGGTCAACACCGGGGGCATGGAAGCCAAGACCGCCAGCTACATCATGACCGGTGCGCTATTTCTGTACATGTGCATGCAGCCGTTCTTCGGCATGCTCGCGGACCGCATTGGCCGTCGCAATTCGATGCTCCTGTTCGGCGCGCTGGGTACGCTGTTCACAGTGCCGATCCTGATGACGCTCAAGACCACCACCAACCCGTTTATTGCCTTTGTGCTGATTACCCTGGCGCTGGCGATCGTCAGCTTCTACACCTCGATCAGCGGGCTGGTCAAAGCCGAGATGTTTCCGCCTCAGGTTCGTGCGCTGGGCGTGGGTCTGGCGTACGCGGTGGCCAACGCAATGTTCGGCGGCTCGGCTGAGTGGGTTGCACTGAAACTCAAGAGTGCCGGAATGGAAAACAGCTTTTACTGGTACGTGACGGCCATGATGGCGGTAGCGTTCCTGTTCAGTCTGCGTTTGCCCAAAGAGCCTAAGTACCTGCATCAGGATCATTGA
- a CDS encoding RDD family protein — MSSRPASPRSAALPTPLDTRIEIETPEGIDMLLRPAGLVSRALAFGIDFAIRAALLGVFFVLLQLFDKLGMGLAALVFFLVNWWYMVLFEVLNQGRTPGKRLLGLRVVHDDGTPIDWSSSLIRNLLRFVDMLPLGYGLGAITCLNHPLFKRLGDLAAGTLVIYSDRPVARPTLPQAEPVMVPFALRLDEQRALLGLAERQAELSSARTQELATILAEPLRIPADTAVAQVNGIARNLLGPT, encoded by the coding sequence ATGTCATCCCGTCCCGCTTCGCCAAGGAGTGCAGCGCTGCCCACGCCGTTGGACACGCGCATTGAAATCGAGACGCCAGAAGGCATCGATATGCTTCTGCGCCCTGCCGGGCTGGTTTCCCGCGCATTGGCGTTCGGCATCGACTTCGCCATTCGCGCAGCCCTCCTCGGCGTGTTCTTCGTGCTTCTGCAGCTGTTCGACAAGCTCGGCATGGGTCTGGCCGCTCTGGTGTTTTTTCTGGTGAACTGGTGGTACATGGTGCTGTTTGAAGTACTCAACCAGGGACGCACACCGGGCAAGCGCCTGCTCGGGCTGCGGGTGGTGCATGACGACGGCACGCCCATAGACTGGTCTTCTTCGCTGATCCGCAACCTGCTGCGCTTCGTCGACATGCTCCCGCTGGGCTACGGGCTTGGCGCGATCACTTGTCTGAACCATCCGCTATTCAAACGGCTGGGTGATCTCGCCGCCGGAACGCTGGTGATTTACAGCGACCGGCCGGTGGCGCGCCCTACTCTGCCGCAGGCCGAACCGGTCATGGTGCCCTTTGCCCTGCGTCTGGATGAACAGCGCGCGCTGCTCGGCCTGGCGGAGCGGCAGGCTGAACTGTCCAGCGCGCGAACCCAGGAACTGGCGACCATCCTCGCCGAACCCTTGCGTATCCCCGCCGACACGGCGGTCGCTCAGGTAAACGGC
- the sbcB gene encoding exodeoxyribonuclease I, whose protein sequence is MTSSIFWYDYETTGINPRNDRALQMAGIRTDTDLNEIAPPVNLHCQLSDDILPHPAACMITGITPATLAEKGLCEADFMTRVHAELSAPGTCGAGYNTLRFDDEVTRYSFYRNFFDPYAREWQGGNSRWDLIDVVRAAYALRPDGIVWPEQDGRVTLKLERLTAANGIDHGQAHDALSDVRATIALARLIREKQPKLYDYLFALRSKQKVQEQVRLMQPLVHISGRFSAARNYLGVVLPLAWHPHNRNALIVCDLHLDHSPLLHEGAETLKRRLYTRHDALGDGELPVPLKLLHINRCPVIAPLGVLRSEDQQRLQLDMAGYQARAAQLSERREVWHDKLAAVYGKDDFVASEDPEQQLYDGFIGDRDRRLCEQVRQAEPEQLARDAWPFDDARLPELLFRYRARNFPDTLSGEEQTRWRDFCQQRLRSPEWGAPNTLHDFTAAWVECSLSAAPEQLEVLRQWQDYANKLSNRLGV, encoded by the coding sequence GTGACCTCCAGCATCTTCTGGTACGACTACGAAACCACCGGTATCAACCCGCGCAATGACCGTGCGCTGCAGATGGCCGGAATTCGCACGGATACCGACCTCAATGAAATAGCGCCTCCGGTCAATCTGCACTGCCAGCTCAGCGATGACATCCTGCCTCATCCTGCCGCCTGCATGATTACCGGAATCACCCCGGCCACGCTGGCAGAAAAAGGCCTCTGCGAGGCCGATTTCATGACGCGCGTACATGCCGAACTGTCTGCTCCGGGAACCTGTGGCGCGGGTTACAACACCTTGCGTTTTGATGATGAAGTCACGCGCTACAGTTTTTATCGCAACTTCTTCGACCCCTATGCGCGCGAATGGCAGGGGGGCAACAGTCGCTGGGATCTGATCGATGTTGTGCGGGCTGCCTACGCATTGCGCCCCGATGGCATTGTCTGGCCGGAACAGGACGGCCGGGTCACGCTGAAACTGGAGCGGCTGACGGCTGCCAATGGTATTGATCACGGGCAGGCGCACGACGCGTTATCCGATGTGCGTGCAACTATTGCGCTGGCACGTTTGATTCGTGAAAAGCAGCCGAAGCTTTACGACTATCTGTTCGCATTGCGCAGCAAACAGAAAGTCCAGGAACAGGTTCGCCTGATGCAGCCTCTGGTGCATATTTCGGGACGCTTTTCTGCGGCGCGCAATTACCTGGGCGTGGTGCTGCCGTTGGCCTGGCACCCGCATAATCGCAACGCGCTGATCGTGTGTGATCTGCACCTGGATCATTCACCGTTGTTGCACGAGGGCGCTGAAACACTCAAGCGGCGTTTATATACGCGGCACGACGCGCTGGGCGACGGCGAATTGCCCGTCCCGCTCAAACTCTTGCATATAAACCGTTGCCCGGTGATCGCGCCGCTGGGGGTGCTGCGCAGCGAAGATCAGCAGCGGCTGCAACTGGACATGGCCGGCTATCAGGCACGCGCAGCGCAATTGAGTGAACGCCGCGAAGTTTGGCACGATAAACTGGCGGCCGTTTACGGCAAGGACGACTTCGTCGCAAGTGAAGATCCCGAACAGCAGTTATATGACGGTTTTATAGGTGACCGTGATCGTCGACTGTGTGAGCAAGTTCGGCAGGCCGAGCCCGAACAACTGGCGCGTGACGCCTGGCCGTTTGATGATGCCCGATTGCCTGAATTGTTATTCCGGTATCGCGCTCGTAACTTTCCTGACACCTTGAGTGGCGAAGAGCAAACACGCTGGCGGGATTTCTGTCAGCAGCGCTTGCGCAGCCCGGAATGGGGCGCTCCCAACACCCTGCATGACTTCACGGCCGCCTGGGTAGAATGCTCCCTTAGTGCCGCGCCAGAGCAGTTAGAGGTGTTGCGGCAGTGGCAGGATTACGCCAACAAGCTGAGTAACCGTCTGGGCGTATAA
- the mvaT gene encoding histone-like nucleoid-structuring protein MvaT codes for MSLINEYRATEEAIKELQARLKNLSQDDKLQTELEFEGKLRTLMGEYQKSLRDIIALLDPDAKVNKAPRGGAVKPAGTKRARKVKQYKNPHNGEVIETKGGNHKTLKEWKAKWGSDDVESWATLLG; via the coding sequence ATGTCCCTGATCAACGAATACCGCGCTACAGAAGAAGCCATCAAAGAACTGCAAGCCCGTTTGAAGAACCTGTCGCAGGACGACAAACTGCAAACCGAGCTGGAATTCGAAGGCAAACTGCGCACGCTGATGGGCGAATACCAAAAGTCGCTGCGTGACATCATTGCTCTGTTGGATCCGGATGCCAAGGTAAACAAGGCCCCCCGTGGCGGCGCTGTTAAACCTGCCGGCACCAAACGCGCGCGCAAGGTCAAGCAATACAAGAACCCGCACAACGGTGAAGTCATCGAAACCAAAGGTGGCAACCACAAGACGCTGAAAGAGTGGAAAGCCAAGTGGGGCAGCGACGACGTTGAAAGCTGGGCCACTTTGCTGGGCTAA
- the pcaR gene encoding pca regulon transcriptional regulator PcaR, whose translation MNDELRKSFASLAPPIVASPAKRIQALTGDPDFMTSLARGLAVIHAFQERKRHLTIAQISHRTEIPRAAVRRCLHTLIKLGYATTDGRTYSLLPKVLTLGHAYLSSTPLATSSQPYLDRMSDQLHEACNMATLEGDDILYIARSATTQRLISVDLSVGGRLPAYCTSMGRILLAALDDVSLHEYLDHVDLQPKTSRTIRTPEALLECLQLVRQQGWCIVDQELEQGLRSIAVPVYDASGQVLAALNVSTSAGRVARSELEQRFLPIMLDASRDLSTQLFT comes from the coding sequence ATGAACGACGAACTGCGTAAATCTTTTGCCTCGTTGGCACCGCCCATCGTGGCGTCGCCCGCAAAGCGCATTCAGGCGCTGACCGGTGACCCGGATTTCATGACCTCGCTGGCGCGCGGGCTGGCCGTGATTCATGCCTTTCAGGAGCGTAAGAGACACCTGACCATTGCGCAGATCAGCCACCGCACCGAGATCCCCCGTGCGGCAGTGCGTCGTTGTCTGCACACCCTGATCAAGCTCGGTTATGCGACCACTGACGGCCGTACCTACTCGCTACTGCCCAAAGTATTGACGCTGGGCCACGCCTATTTGTCATCGACGCCACTGGCAACGTCATCGCAGCCTTATCTGGACCGTATGAGCGACCAGCTGCACGAGGCGTGCAATATGGCGACTCTGGAAGGCGACGACATTCTTTATATAGCGCGCTCTGCGACCACGCAGCGACTCATCTCGGTCGACCTTTCCGTGGGCGGTCGTCTTCCCGCGTACTGCACATCCATGGGCCGCATTCTGCTGGCCGCACTGGATGACGTGTCGCTGCATGAATACCTTGACCATGTCGATCTGCAGCCCAAGACCAGCCGCACCATTCGCACGCCGGAGGCCTTGCTCGAATGTCTGCAACTGGTTCGGCAACAAGGCTGGTGCATTGTCGATCAGGAACTGGAGCAGGGGCTGCGTTCGATTGCCGTACCGGTCTATGATGCGTCGGGTCAGGTGCTGGCTGCGCTGAATGTCAGTACCAGCGCCGGACGTGTGGCACGCAGCGAGCTGGAACAGCGCTTTCTGCCGATCATGCTCGATGCCAGTCGCGACCTGAGTACGCAGCTATTTACCTGA
- a CDS encoding CoA-transferase subunit beta yields MMTYSTSEMMTVAAARRLRNGSVCFVGIGLPSKAANLARLTSAPDVVLIYESGPIGAKPTVLPLSIGDGELAETADTVVSTSEIFRYWLQGGRVDVGFLGAAQVDRFGNINTTVVGDYHHPKVRLPGAGGAPEIAGSAKSVLIILKQSARSFVDKLDFITSVGHGEGGDSRKRLGLPGAGPVGIITDLCIMEPEAGTHEFVVTTLHPGVTREQVIAATGWEVRFADTVVVSEEPTDVELTALRDLEARTAAAHGQVAGEA; encoded by the coding sequence ATAATGACTTACTCCACCAGTGAAATGATGACCGTTGCCGCAGCCCGTCGCTTGCGTAATGGTTCTGTGTGCTTCGTCGGCATCGGCCTGCCTTCGAAGGCGGCGAACCTGGCACGTCTTACCTCTGCGCCTGACGTGGTGCTGATCTACGAGTCCGGCCCGATCGGTGCCAAGCCCACGGTGTTGCCGCTGTCTATCGGCGATGGCGAGTTGGCTGAAACCGCCGACACAGTGGTCTCCACCAGTGAAATCTTTCGCTACTGGCTGCAGGGCGGTCGCGTCGATGTCGGCTTTCTCGGCGCGGCGCAGGTCGACCGTTTCGGCAACATCAACACCACCGTGGTCGGCGATTACCACCATCCAAAAGTGCGTCTGCCGGGCGCCGGTGGTGCGCCGGAGATCGCCGGGTCGGCCAAGTCAGTGCTGATCATTCTCAAGCAGTCGGCGCGTTCGTTCGTCGACAAGCTGGACTTCATCACCTCGGTCGGCCATGGCGAAGGTGGCGACTCGCGCAAACGCCTGGGCCTGCCCGGTGCCGGCCCAGTGGGCATCATCACCGACCTGTGCATCATGGAGCCGGAAGCCGGCACCCACGAGTTCGTCGTGACCACGCTGCACCCTGGCGTGACCCGCGAGCAGGTCATTGCTGCAACCGGCTGGGAGGTCCGCTTTGCCGACACCGTTGTTGTGTCCGAAGAGCCCACTGACGTCGAGCTGACGGCGCTGCGTGATCTGGAAGCACGAACTGCCGCGGCTCATGGTCAGGTCGCAGGAGAAGCGTGA
- a CDS encoding inorganic phosphate transporter, whose product MIDLFSGLDAWVLVSLLLALAFVLTFEFINGFHDTANAVATVIYTKAMPPHLAVLFSGVFNFLGVLLGGVGVAYAIVHLLPVELLINVNTGHGLAMVFSLLAAAITWNLGTWYFGIPASSSHTLIGSILGVGLANALLNDIPLADGVNWQKAIDIGASLVFSPLAGFIVAGLVLIALKWWRPLSKMHKTPDQRRKLDDKKHPPFWNRLVLVISAMAVSFVHGSNDGQKGIGLIMLVLIGIVPSQFVLDLTSTTYQIERTRDATQHLNQFYQRNSSTLGEYLAMGKAEKGDLPSSSACNPKQTEPTIDALLDRLKGVSDYHALAPESRIEVRRYLLCLDDTARKVGKLPDLSAREKSDLEKLRKDLTTTTEYAPFWVILAVALALGIGTMVGWKRVVLTIGEKIGKQGMTYAQGMSAQITTACAIGLANVFSLPVSTTHILSSGVAGTMVANKSGLQGGTVRTILLAWVLTLPATVALSAALFWLASKALA is encoded by the coding sequence ATGATCGATTTATTCAGCGGGCTTGATGCCTGGGTGCTTGTGAGCCTGTTGCTCGCCCTGGCTTTCGTCCTCACCTTCGAGTTCATCAACGGCTTTCATGACACCGCCAACGCGGTGGCGACAGTCATTTACACCAAAGCGATGCCGCCTCATCTGGCCGTGCTCTTTTCCGGTGTATTCAACTTTCTCGGCGTGTTGCTGGGCGGCGTGGGCGTTGCCTATGCCATCGTCCACCTGCTGCCGGTCGAACTGCTTATCAACGTCAACACCGGACATGGCCTGGCCATGGTGTTCTCGCTGCTGGCGGCGGCGATTACCTGGAACCTCGGCACCTGGTACTTCGGCATTCCGGCCTCCAGTTCGCACACGCTGATCGGCTCGATACTCGGTGTGGGTCTGGCCAATGCGCTGCTCAACGATATCCCGCTGGCCGATGGCGTGAACTGGCAGAAAGCGATCGATATCGGCGCTTCGCTGGTGTTCTCGCCGCTGGCCGGCTTTATCGTTGCGGGCCTGGTACTGATTGCCCTGAAATGGTGGCGTCCGCTGTCGAAGATGCACAAGACCCCTGACCAGCGCCGCAAGCTGGATGACAAGAAGCACCCGCCGTTCTGGAACCGTCTGGTGCTGGTCATCTCCGCCATGGCGGTCAGCTTCGTACACGGTTCGAATGACGGCCAGAAAGGTATTGGCCTGATCATGCTGGTACTGATCGGTATCGTGCCCAGCCAGTTCGTGCTTGACCTCACCAGCACGACCTACCAGATCGAACGCACCCGCGATGCGACCCAGCACCTGAACCAGTTCTATCAGCGCAACAGCAGCACGCTGGGCGAATACCTGGCCATGGGTAAAGCCGAAAAAGGCGACCTGCCGTCCAGCTCTGCCTGTAATCCGAAGCAGACCGAACCCACCATCGACGCGCTGCTCGACCGCCTGAAGGGCGTGTCCGACTACCACGCGCTGGCCCCTGAAAGCCGCATCGAAGTTCGTCGCTACCTGTTGTGCCTGGACGACACCGCCCGCAAGGTCGGCAAACTTCCGGACCTGTCAGCGCGTGAAAAATCCGACCTGGAGAAACTTCGCAAGGACCTGACCACCACCACCGAGTACGCACCGTTCTGGGTGATTCTGGCGGTCGCACTGGCGCTGGGCATCGGCACCATGGTCGGCTGGAAACGTGTGGTACTGACGATCGGCGAGAAAATCGGCAAGCAGGGCATGACCTACGCACAAGGCATGTCGGCGCAGATCACCACCGCCTGCGCGATTGGTCTGGCCAACGTGTTCAGTCTTCCAGTGTCCACCACGCACATTCTGTCGTCGGGTGTAGCCGGCACCATGGTCGCCAACAAGAGCGGTCTGCAAGGCGGAACCGTGCGCACCATCCTGCTGGCCTGGGTGCTGACCCTACCGGCAACGGTCGCCTTGTCCGCAGCGTTGTTCTGGCTGGCTTCCAAGGCCCTGGCCTGA
- a CDS encoding CoA transferase subunit A: MADILSLRDAVKQLVNDGDTVALEGFTHLIPTAAGHEIIRQGKKDLTLVRMTPDLIYDQLIGAGCAKRLIFSWGGNPGVGSLHRLRDAVEKQWPRAMEIEEHSHADLANAYVAGASGLPFAVLRAYAGSDLPKVNPLIKTVTCPFTGEVLAAVPSVRPDVTVIHAQKADRKGNVLLWGILGAQKEAALAAKRCIVTVEEIVDDLKAPMNSCVLPTWALSAVCLVPGGAHPSYAHGYYERDNPFYQAWDPIARDRETFTAWIDEYIHGTADFSEFQSKLARASEAK, from the coding sequence ATGGCAGACATTCTTTCTCTACGCGATGCGGTGAAGCAACTGGTCAACGATGGCGACACCGTTGCGCTGGAAGGCTTCACGCATCTGATCCCCACGGCCGCTGGGCATGAAATCATCCGTCAGGGTAAAAAAGACCTGACCCTTGTGCGCATGACGCCCGATCTGATCTACGACCAGTTGATCGGTGCCGGCTGTGCGAAGCGGCTGATTTTCTCGTGGGGCGGCAACCCTGGCGTTGGCTCCTTGCACCGTTTGCGCGATGCCGTTGAAAAGCAGTGGCCGCGCGCGATGGAAATTGAAGAGCACAGCCATGCCGACCTCGCCAACGCTTATGTAGCGGGCGCGTCCGGTCTGCCGTTCGCGGTGCTGCGCGCCTACGCCGGGTCCGACCTGCCCAAGGTCAACCCGCTGATCAAGACGGTCACCTGCCCGTTCACCGGCGAAGTGTTGGCAGCGGTGCCTTCGGTACGTCCCGACGTAACCGTGATTCATGCACAGAAAGCCGACCGCAAGGGCAACGTGCTGTTGTGGGGCATTCTCGGTGCGCAGAAAGAAGCCGCACTGGCTGCGAAGCGTTGCATTGTGACGGTGGAAGAAATCGTCGATGACCTCAAGGCGCCGATGAATTCCTGCGTGCTGCCGACCTGGGCGCTGAGCGCGGTGTGCTTGGTGCCAGGCGGCGCGCATCCGTCTTATGCGCATGGCTACTACGAGCGTGACAACCCGTTCTATCAGGCCTGGGACCCGATCGCCCGAGACCGGGAGACCTTCACGGCGTGGATCGATGAATACATCCACGGCACCGCAGACTTCAGTGAATTCCAGAGCAAGCTGGCTCGCGCTTCGGAGGCCAAATAA
- the purU gene encoding formyltetrahydrofolate deformylase — protein MRTFRLVIACPDRVGIVAKVSNFLASHNGWITEASHHSDNLSGWFFMRHEIRADTLPFDLDGFREAFTPIAEEFSMDWRITDSAQKKRVVLMASRESHCLADLLHRWHSDELDCDIACVISNHQDLRSMVEWHNIPYYHVPVDPKDKEPAFAEVSRLVGHHQADVVVLARYMQILPPQLCREYAHQVINIHHSFLPSFVGAKPYHQASLRGVKLIGATCHYVTEELDAGPIIEQDVVRVSHRDSIENMVRFGRDVEKMVLARGLRAHLEDRVLVHDNKTVVFG, from the coding sequence ATGCGCACTTTTCGTCTGGTGATTGCTTGCCCGGACCGTGTAGGCATCGTTGCCAAAGTCAGTAACTTTCTGGCGTCCCATAACGGCTGGATCACCGAAGCGAGTCATCATTCTGACAATCTCAGCGGCTGGTTTTTCATGCGTCACGAGATCCGTGCCGACACCCTGCCTTTTGACCTGGACGGCTTCCGTGAAGCCTTCACGCCGATTGCCGAAGAGTTTTCGATGGACTGGCGCATTACCGACTCGGCGCAGAAGAAACGCGTCGTGCTCATGGCAAGTCGCGAATCGCACTGTCTGGCCGACCTGCTGCACCGTTGGCACAGTGACGAACTCGACTGCGACATCGCCTGTGTGATTTCAAACCACCAGGACCTGCGCAGCATGGTCGAGTGGCACAACATCCCTTACTACCATGTTCCGGTGGACCCGAAAGACAAGGAGCCTGCATTCGCCGAGGTATCGCGTCTGGTCGGTCATCATCAGGCTGATGTCGTGGTTCTGGCGCGTTATATGCAAATCCTGCCGCCGCAGTTGTGCCGTGAATATGCCCATCAGGTCATCAATATCCACCACAGCTTCCTGCCATCGTTCGTCGGGGCCAAGCCTTATCACCAGGCCTCGTTGCGCGGCGTCAAACTGATCGGCGCGACCTGTCACTATGTGACCGAAGAGCTCGACGCCGGTCCGATCATCGAGCAGGACGTCGTGCGCGTCAGTCACCGTGACAGCATCGAAAACATGGTGCGTTTCGGCCGCGACGTGGAAAAAATGGTGCTGGCGCGCGGCCTGCGCGCTCACCTGGAAGACCGCGTTCTGGTTCACGACAACAAGACAGTCGTCTTCGGCTGA
- the pcaF gene encoding 3-oxoadipyl-CoA thiolase, with the protein MRDVFICDAIRTPIGRFGGGLSSVRADDLAAVPIKALMERNPSVNWEEIDEVFLGCANQAGEDNRNVARMAALLAGLPESVPGVTLNRLCASGMDAIGTAFRAIASGEIELAIAGGVESMSRAPFVMGKADAAFSRNMKLEDTTIGWRFINPAMKAQYGVDSMPETGDNVATDFRISRADQDAFALRSQQRTAVAQAAGFFEEEIVPVRVAHKKGETLVDKDEHPRGDTSLETLSKLKPVNGPDRTVTAGNASGVNDGAAALILASAEAVKKHGLTPRARVLGMASAAVAPRVMGIGPVPAVRKLVERLGLAVTDFDVIELNEAFASQGIAVLRELGLADDAPQVNPNGGAIALGHPLGMSGARLVLTALHHLEKTGGRRGLATMCVGVGQGLALAIER; encoded by the coding sequence ATGCGTGATGTATTTATTTGCGATGCGATTCGTACGCCCATCGGTCGCTTTGGTGGTGGGTTGTCTTCGGTGCGTGCAGACGACCTGGCTGCGGTGCCGATCAAGGCGTTGATGGAGCGCAACCCTTCGGTCAACTGGGAAGAGATCGACGAAGTGTTCCTTGGCTGCGCCAATCAGGCCGGTGAGGACAACCGCAACGTTGCGCGCATGGCCGCACTGTTGGCCGGGCTGCCGGAAAGTGTACCGGGCGTCACCCTCAATCGTTTGTGTGCGTCCGGGATGGACGCCATCGGCACCGCGTTCCGGGCCATCGCTTCCGGTGAAATCGAGCTGGCCATCGCCGGAGGCGTCGAGTCGATGTCCCGCGCGCCCTTCGTGATGGGCAAGGCCGATGCCGCGTTTTCGCGCAACATGAAGCTGGAAGACACCACGATCGGCTGGCGCTTTATCAATCCGGCGATGAAAGCGCAGTACGGCGTCGACTCAATGCCCGAAACGGGCGACAACGTTGCAACCGACTTCAGGATTTCTCGAGCCGATCAGGACGCTTTCGCCCTGCGCAGCCAGCAACGCACTGCCGTTGCCCAGGCTGCGGGCTTTTTCGAGGAAGAGATCGTGCCGGTGCGAGTCGCGCACAAAAAGGGCGAGACCCTTGTCGATAAGGATGAGCATCCGCGTGGCGATACCAGTCTGGAAACCCTGAGCAAACTCAAGCCGGTCAATGGCCCGGACCGCACGGTGACTGCCGGTAATGCGTCCGGAGTCAACGACGGCGCTGCTGCGCTGATTCTGGCGTCGGCCGAGGCGGTCAAAAAGCATGGCCTGACGCCCCGCGCCCGCGTGCTCGGCATGGCCAGCGCGGCGGTTGCACCTCGGGTGATGGGCATTGGCCCGGTGCCTGCGGTGCGTAAACTGGTCGAGCGGCTGGGCCTGGCGGTGACCGATTTCGATGTCATCGAACTCAATGAAGCGTTTGCCAGCCAGGGGATTGCGGTGCTGCGCGAACTGGGTCTGGCGGACGATGCGCCGCAGGTCAATCCCAACGGCGGGGCAATTGCCCTCGGTCATCCGCTGGGCATGAGCGGCGCGCGGCTGGTGCTGACGGCACTGCATCATCTGGAGAAAACCGGCGGGCGCAGAGGCCTGGCAACCATGTGCGTCGGCGTCGGGCAGGGGCTTGCGCTGGCCATCGAGCGGTAA